In the genome of Amphiura filiformis chromosome 11, Afil_fr2py, whole genome shotgun sequence, the window tgcgcgtaataccgttatattgacaaactaaaaatattgtcacgtgttcctatgtaatagcatggtaatattcagtattatgcggacttggatgtcaaccttttcccatgatacatcacgattacatcgcaaaccgctggcggcgcccttattgtgaatagcgagaattgggtcggtcggtcaggatttttttaaaaattactagcaaactctactgtttgtattaatcaaggctcaaaatatgaaaaatcagacaatttcgatatcaaaatgaatcaacgaacattacaaaacaactaaaatgttgaacacaacttctaaaattcctttttttacatctCCAGAATGTAAAAATTtgagaagaattttttttttaaaggaatttccaaaaatagggtcggtattcttttgtacagtaaatagaaaaaacaacaacttttttctgatttccaaaattagggtcggtcggttgagggcaagcaaacatcttttttttttgccttaccctACATCCTTATCTGCCTCTTCCGTGACAACAGCAGCAGGAGCATCACCCTCCTCCTCTTTAACCTCAACCTTTTCCTCATCTTTTTTCTCATCCTCATCCGCAGCTTCAGCATCAGCCATCTCTGCATCCCCGCTTTCAGCTTCTGTTTTCTCAGCATCAGCTTCAGCAGTTTCAGTTTCTTGttcttcagcagcagcagcagctacagcagcagcaacagcggCTGCTTTCTTCTCAGGACCATGGACGCTGGGTAATGCAGACAACTCCCGCGCAAGAGCCACGCGACGAGTGGTACCAAAGTCAGTTTTCACAGAGCCAACATTCTCTTTGTGTTTCTTGCTCTCCAGATGAGACCAATAGTTCTGAAACAAATCAGTCATTTTATGTATTCTTTGAGTGATCTTCCTTTAACACGCAAAAATAGTGGTATGATTGacgaaaattatataaataaacatttttttaccagatttgccgtcgcaaataataaaggacacAAGCTGTAATTCCTGTTGATCATGCCACTATTTTACCTGTTATAtatcctcacagggaggatggcaatttatttctcgcatttacggccctagctactatgggaTATTTGCAGGGAGGcgataagtttaagtgactgCTTATAGATtcaaatttcaaccagcctaatcatgaagcccctttttctgcttgtctgctttattatttgcgacggcgaacctggtaaaAAAAACAATGTTTATTTTCCTTTAATACAAAAAGCTACAACCATAATATGTCCTTTCTATCATAAACCAATAAATTCATTCTCTATCTTCTCTTCCATCAGCATACTCAGCACCCTTCGAGATTCTGATAATTCTGAAATGGCCTGAATCATTACTGTTCATGCAAGGAGATAATTAATACTGATGAAACTtcagccaggcacaagtgacctggtgaaggggttACTATGATAGCTGATCACAATCACATGTTACCCTGCTTAGAACCGAATGTAACGAGGTCTTTATCATCTGCCCTGCCTTAATTGTCCCAGGTGAGCCACAGGGAGAgtggatttgattttttttttgacctGCAGAAATTTGAACCCAGAACCTCTTGCACGAAAAGCAAAGACCTAAACCAGTGTGGCACACTGCTCCATAGCCTAATTAAATCTGAGAATCAACATTAACTATCTTGTTTTGTCAAGTTTTCTATCACAAAATTTCCAGATCTGTGAGTTTTTGATACTCCAACAAGAGTACATTTACTGGCAACTGTCGATATGGCACATAATCAACACATTTGTCAAAATGTTGTAATAAACAAAAATACTcctgttgaaatcaatacacccccccccccccatggaagacatgaccttaatcttctacaaaatgtgaacttcaaatggggttacctgaatgggtgactccagttgaaatctacacctgtgtggaagattaagatcatgtcttccacaggggggtgtatgggcttcaactggaatagcccaatacttgaACGCATTTATACGTAAAGTGATCTAATTTACTGTGAGTCAACTTACCGGCCACTGCCAACACGGCACGTTACATATGTAACAGAAGAGATCCTTCAGCACCTTATCATACATGAAGAACTCCATCCTGAACATCCTCAGAAGTTTCACCTGGAATCAAGGACAATGGGTTTTTGATTAGTTACTAGTTAGGTTGACTAAATGTTTCAACTTGACATGCAGAGCACATGCACTCATGCATGACATTGCATGTGCACAGAgctcaaaattattttaaaattattttgaacaGATTTAATGAAAAGTAACCTTTGGGTGTACTTGTAAGCCTTTCTGTGTTACTCTTTAATATTTGACTAATATTGTGGGTCAGTTAGTTACCCTAACCCCTATAACCTCTGACCCCAATTAGCATATGGTGATGGTTTGTCTCAAATGAGACGTCTACCAATATTTTAATAGTCTTGCAACCTCAAACTTCCCTGTTATGAAAAAGCTATGAAATTTTCTAtgcattattaaaaaaaaacatgttatgctaaaaaaattgttatgtctgaAAGCCCACGgcagtttaaaaaatttttaatttaaattttttttattaaagatttttttaaaaactaaattttgaattaagatgtcatttttaagtgttcaaaagtacacagcataaaattgtggttgatttacgcagttgaagtacaaatatcaattgtctTATatctaaacaatgcgagtatcgaatcaagtaatttttcttccaaatttgtctcagaatttcatgattttacggcaaaaaattaaaaactaaaaaaaagaaattaaatgaatttgctgtttcagctgacatggacgcgctaagaaaaacgaacgtgTGCGGGTGCTTTGagccaaaataattttttaagcCTTATTGTACTGTGCTCACCTGATGGACCACAGTATTGTTATGTACAATAGGCGTTCCCTGTAGATTCATCACATCAGTGCCTTCTTTGCCTTCTTCATCCTCATCCGCATCTCCTCctcctttctcttcttccttggtatcctcttcctcctccttctcctctccTTCTGCTTCCTTGCCTTCTCCTTCCTCCATCTTCTCTTCCTTggattcttcttctccttctgcTCCAGGTTCCTTGCTctcctctttttcttctttctctttctcCTCTTCTGGTAAAACAAGAAAGATATAATGATTAATATGTTTGGAGCAATTACCGAAAAGGGTGCAACTCTATTCGTCTTATTACacgactgccctaccccaactctaaactctgtaaacgaggactggactcaattCTAGCTAGTttcaccctattcggtaattgtaccataTGTTTTTGTGTGCATGTTGATGCAACAACTCAAATGGTGACGtatccagtgttcgaaataaatAAGCACTACcgcagtgcaatttgcaccccaaaatttGCCTGTTGTGGTACACCTTATAAAGTGTGGTGCAAAAATATTCattcgtcggatgtttgacgaagtgaccacCTGTGACATCACTATGTAAACAACGTAgaggtattaataattaattaggtaataccaagtatggaggtatccaaaagtatgctaattagaaggttcaacaaatcagaatacgatcctggaatccaaaattatgcaaatgagttgaaggaggttacgtgaacatgtcgAGTATTTTGAATCTAGGGGATTCATGTGAAACCTATCTACATCTAAACTGAATACTTGTAATTTACAGTCTCTTTTCCTTTCATGTGAATctgacacacacaccccccacacacacacacaccccctacaTATGCATAGAATTGTGTTATCGTACCTTCCTTCTTAGGTCTGCTGATTCGTACTGATGTTTGCAAGAGGTTGGTCAACAAATCAAACTCTTCCTTAGTGTGCTTGTTTTCCACATGCGACTTGCCTCCTCCACGCTTCCTGGCACCATATTTCATACCTAGTTTTTAGGAAGTTAGAGGGGGGAGGAAATCAAAATTTGGGTTAGGATTATGTAGAGCATCATTATATCGACATCGAACACTTAAATTGATGTACCTTTGTTTGACGTACTTGTTATGTCATTTTGGGtcaattttatatcactggagTAGCGTACATTATACCAGTTTAAATGAAAAAGATTTGTACATAAGGTTTAAATTGACACACATAACGTAAACAATAAAAATGTATTTCAAGTTTCATTTCAGTTTCAGcaaacaaattaatttgatcaAATCACGAATATTTCCAAAAACAAATTTGGCTTGTTTTGATTCCAATACTTTTCTTGTGCATTTCATTGCTGtgtttccttcttttttaatcaaacaaaggtacattttgttaaaaccattGTCTCCATCTTTCTGAAGTAGTGCAGTCCAGAGGCTGTAGTAGTGCAGCAGTACGATTGAAGTCAACCCCTCCCTACGGACCCCACCAAACTCCTAAAGCTTATTAGCCAAATATCAAGCTACTGAAACCAATTGATTACTTCAAATCAATTACGATAACAGTATcttgaaaaactgtaaaatttGTTGCTTTGATGGATGCAGGGTCTCTGGTGGAGAACCCCTACATgtatttacttttttctctttaaacATTCCAGTCTATAAACACCTTTGTTGATGTTGTACAACATTTATTGGTAGAGTCTCCCTGATGCCAACTGAAAACTCTACCAGATGCTAATtaatcatgaatattcatgattgCATCaccaaatatcattaatattaatGTGATTAGGTTATCTAAACCTTCATTCCCTATTTGTCTACTTCATATAGCACTGTTCACTATGAACAACTTAGGAGAGCCTTTATACGTCACCAATAACACACAGAGTGTGGTCATGATGATAAAACTAGTCAAATATCATTAACAGCATTTTACAATCAGCATACATGCAGTCCACGTTTCGAGTAAAACAAGCATCATACTGTCCATCGGAATGAGGATTCTTCTGAACAGAAATTTATAAAAGAAATTTATGCTTTTAACAAGACATTTTGGCTTATTTGCCAACATGTAAGTAACATTTAAGAAATGCTAAAATCCGCTTTATAACTTGTTTTACATGTGGACGTTGATGGCAAAATATGCTGCCAAAAGaataatttaaattcaaattaatGCTTATTTGCATAAGTGTATGTTCATTACTTATAAACTATAATGTTCATACAAATAATCCTCGTATAAGAAAAATCAATAGAAAAACTCGTGTCAATAACGAGCTACCCGACAGTTTCTCATTGCCTTCACTAAACGAGTCACGATTCTCGTCTTCATCCTAACGAGTTACGACTCTCGTTCTGAAGATTTGGACAGTGTTCGAATCGAATCGCCATCGAACATTGTCCGCCACAACGCAAAAGACTGTCGGGATCGTCTGTCAGTAGTACCTGCAGGCCCGCTGGACGCAATTAGCTTTTCGCAGTTCGTTTACGGTCCATTCGTCCACCACCGCGGTTACCCCAACCCCCCGAGCCCTGATTAGGACCTCCTCTTTTATTGCCACGCATATTTCTTTGATAGTTTGAATAACCCCCACCACCGTATGGGGCCATGCCGCCTCGGGGTGAAGAACCACGCATGTCCTGTTGGAACAATCAAACAAGTAGTCATTTGTTAGCTGCATAATTCTTTCTCAGACGCTCTTTGTGACAAGATCCTTGATTGGCAGAAATATATATCACTGTCtacataaatttcaaaataaactttatacagttaatattgttaaaattgttttaaattattatgGATGGATGATTAATAAAATCAAAAACTGAATTAAGAAAACTAGCTTGTGTCTGACGTtgttgtcaatcaaactccccatgaTCCTTGATTGCTTAGTAGAAAGGAACGTTGATTCACAGATCTGGTGCCGATTGAAGAAAaggaatagaggttatctgtgttctataagctgcatatactATCAGCGACTGCTACACCTTGTTTAGGAATTTCCAAAAAatgtacctgcatgtgcaaccatcacagtttcaaaatagcccaccaaagtcatgcaggttaactccgaggtcgtgcattgaattggtttaaataaggaatactacggaaaccagcgccttttgttagaagtcacacatgataACCTCTATCGCAGAAACTAGCGGCACTTTTACAGAGCAAAAAGCaatttttctaggcattgttaacATGGTGCCTTCAGAAGCTAAAACATCACAACACTTGTGAACATACCGTGTCCGCGTtggattgacagatgacgtcagacgcaaactagtctttttaattttgactTTGATTATAGCAAAATTGGGTTAGGCAATGGAGCCATATTTGTTTGATCTTTTATAAATCGACCATCAACGCTTGGTATTTTATAAAACTTCAATTTAGTTGTGAAAacataaatttcatctttgtatGTAACACATTTCaaagaacatttttttaaatcaattctgATTGATGAGTCGATACTTTTTAGCTCACTTCAACAGTTGATCCCAATGATCAAACATATTTGGTTGCAGTGCCTTTCAATTAcaccacagaaaaaaaattgtctcaaagcttgtgcacAAATTAGTAAGTCCATGTTCGTCTATCTGACAATCACACAAATTCCTGTTCCTGTCCTTCAGATGCAATAATTTTACATGCATGTACTAAATGCATGACGATTCACACACAACATGCATCTGGCCAAATTTTCTTGCCAAATAGCCTCAGTAAACCTTGTCCTGAAACATTAAAGGTTTTTAACTTGAAGGGGAGCAAAGAGATTTTGGCTGAAGCAAGATTCAAACTGGTGACCTCTGGTTTGTGAGACCAGTACTTTACCATCTGAGCTATCCAGCCCTATGATGGACGGCAATCCCAATTACCAATATCTTTGCTCAGGTATTTTTAACTTCTGACAacttttgagacaaacttttttcaaAAGTAGCCTTAcataaaacattacaaaatagatcaaatgaaaataaaatgttaaagAGACATACATGTACTATATTTGACTTAATTAGTAATTCAAGGGCACTTATTATATACTATGTTCAGAAATTCAAATTGGGCATTTTCCATACTTTTAGAATTACGCAATGTTGCAAATCACAGTAAAAAGAATTGTAAACAAATGCCACAACCATTGAAACTTAATGATATAAAAATGGGTTTCCTGTGATTTAGTAAAcactttatttttttatatttttattttattatgtcaagctgaaatctaggagataacactGAAGAAATTTTGGTCAGGCACAAGCAACCTGGTGAAGGTGATCGCCATAGATAGCTAGTCAGGGCATTTTTTACATGACAGGCAAGTGTAGCTAACAATATGGCTTATTACCCCGCCTTTACCAGATATGCCACAGGGAGAGCGGATTCAATTTTTTTGGGTCATGCCaggatttgaacccgggacctctcacACTCAAGACAAAGACTTTAACCAGTGTGCTACACTGCTTCCTTGTACCCAGTTACATGCTAAAAGAGCACTAAAAGGAAGATGGTTAAAAAGATGCAAatcagaaaagtgcaaatgtggcGCTAATTAGGATGGGGCGCTAATTAGCTAAAGTATGTTAGCCGTAAATATGATTCTCCATAAAATTCATTAGTTAACAAAAGATTATCTATCAGAAAAAATATGGTTAATAATCACACTTCTCACGTCTGTGCAACATCCTGTTTCAGATTTTAATTACAACGTAGCATGTCCTTATTAACTCGTAGCTTATCAGAAAGTGTCATAATAATTTGTCACTTGCTCATGACAATGTTGCATACAGTGAATTTGATGAAGGACAGTTTGATAAAACTGTTCATTCAAAGTCTTGCTAAAAATACACAGGTCTCATTTAAATggtaatgtacaatgtacatagcaGCGtgtatactgatattggactctgtcatgtttgacatttgcttaaaaagttacctttttcagagtcttcattgagcagcgacgtagcttgcgacaccatcacggctgTGATGGTGTGCATAGCTTctgccgtgatggtgtcgcaagctacgtcgctgctcaatgaagactctgaaaaaggtaactttttaagcaaaatacaatgtacatgttggACAGCATCAATTAGCCCTTTGCAATACCAATTGTGTATACTCAGTATGTaggagggggtatccaaaagtttttgacatcactcagaagtgaaagagctataccgatgaaattttgtcagtgtaatcactggtccttatgtacattatggtccaaaaatggtctcataagtaagtttacttttttttacaggtggcgctagatgggcagtaggcgtataacctgcaagatggtgaaaattgaggcacgtaGCGTGATTAAGtttctgcatttgaagggttaggcctacaatgctcagaaaatctatgatgaaatgaaagcaatctacggtgatgattgcccatcatatggcactattgctttttgaaataggaatttccaaactggccacatgtccctcacagatgagccaagaagtgggcgtccatcacttatggatgatgcggccacagtgaaaaaactcaagaaagtggaggatcttatcatgaaaaggttatcccatctagcgccacctgtgaagaaagtaaacatttttggaccataatgtacataaggtccagtgattacactgacaaatttTCATCGGTacagctctttcacttctgggtgatgtcaaaaacttttggataccccctcgtatgtcacagctgtcacctgttcagtgacactttccatttaaagccaaattataacattttcatacaaaatatatgagtatttctttgccataaaatgttagcttttactatcagatatgtccccttttaattttttgtagaacaaccgaggtaaagcaaagaaaattgggatTTACTACTAGTGCCAATGTCGCCATGTGTAAcactccgtcggttgtgttacggtactatcctttgatgtgtatatcaGTCCCGCATGCCACATACGtaatgtgtgttatgaacattgtgtctGCGTTCgattaatatttccatcgtaataataaaacgatggttcctgcgttttattcaaaatctcagattttgacaaaactacagcacctatagtcttgatttttgcagggtatgttagtttaatatttaagtacaatataatcatgtaaaaaaaacagaattttgaaaaatattgtgggcgttctcctcagcaaatgttataatatgtcttTAAGTGATCACTCTTGTTTACACAGCTAATGGAGGCCTGTGCAAATAgtgtattaaaatatatattgcaaCGGCCACATTTTTTTCCATAATTTGTAAACACCATGCAAATTTTGTCCATTTGTGCTTCAATCACAtttggtatacatgtacatgcaatttTGGTAAGagtctgaaaaaaaaatcaatctatAGTCTTATAGTGAATCTATTTTGTTATTATAATCTCAATTGAATAGAGTAAACTGTCGTTTTTTTGCGTAGCATGCCGTTTCTGGAAGCCTTTCTGCCTGGCAGAGATCTCAGATATTGTGTTTTCACCCCTTTAGCCTGTACCTTGTCTTGGGTTAATTTTGGGTTCTTCTAAAATgggttttcaaataaaaaaaataagcatTTAATGTGTATAGTTTGACTGGTAAATACTTACTCCCATTCTAGGGTACTTGGCTTGTCCTCTTTGGTTATCCATCATACGTCTCTTTCTCATCATGTCTTCTTCCATTCTATGGTATTCCTGCCAATAGAAATTGTACACATTTATTTCATATTCAATGCCCCATAGCCAATAGAAATTGTACACATTTATTTCATATTCAATGCCCCATATGGTCTAGGCAGAGAGGAGGGTAACCTAGCTCAGCCCATATTTTGGGGACCCGGACTTGCCAAAATACAGTTCGGACCCCTTACTTTTTTATTTTCAGAAAGTTCAGGGTCCCTGCGGACTCTGGAATGTTTTGTTCTAGTGCTACCCCTGAAAACCTGGGTGCCTACAGGGCAGGGCAGAGCGGGCAACACATAGAGTACATCTGACCAAACACCCATCAGGGCATTGgtctattccagctgaaatccacactacccctgtggaagattttggaaatatcttccacagggggagtatgtttttcaaatgtgacacgatctgctccatgggggccaaaggaggcattattgaaaattgagttactataattattaccttaaacaaacaataggctatcagatactgaaaacaccaaaggtctagcatacttggttttaaagttatgaagctttgtgatgtgtgttttcttatgtattttcttgttttttactccatatttttgcctttatctcaatttcaaatttgccacctttggcccccatggaccagatcatgtcacaaatgtaattggtcagagttttgaaacccatactccctctgtgttatGGCTTTGCCTAtattctacaactggagtgagtatttcaaatggaagttacccacttGTCTATTCTTTTAtaatttatactccctctgtggaaaatgttagctaaatcttccacaggggtagtgtggattttaaatggaatagcccataaggGTTAATATGGTAATGACCATGCTAAATCATTCAATCAATGAAATATCGGTGATCTTTGATGTGGCATCATTTGTGACGTCCCaggtcaaaagcagacacttatAGACAGGactgtaaatggagaaatagccaaaaatcagcCCGCGGGTGATTTtctcacaatttgggtttgttgcgaatttgtgatgttattaatgttttaaatattgtctgtagtttcagatcggaatatcttggcatcttgtattttttgagacatttttcaaggtaaactctcaacattgtcaataatatttttaaattccgATATATCGCAATTTCCAATTTTAGAATACCATAACTTaccaactcaatatcttcgcttaggaatgtccgatttcattgggaaaaacggtgttgtggagcaaaatatctaagataccgtagaattccgtctagaagcatatatgcctctaaacgagggtttttttaacgaaagatatgaaagaccaatacccttctcaaaaacattgcaatagattggtcttacaaatatacatgtttgtacagccgccttaatcagtaatatagttgttcaaactccaaataacgtttttgttgagagtgtctgcctcttgtctcttgtgtcaaaaaaacctcgtttagaggcatacatatgcttgtagacggaattttacggtatatgtaaaaacctccaaattgataacctgcccaaaagtgtctccttttgacatgacacatcacaattCATATTACCAACCTGCATCATTTGGTGTTGTTCTAAGTCTCTTAGTCGTCTTTGTAACTGTACTCTTTCCATAGATGCGTCACCACCAccccatcctcctcctcctcctccatagCCTCCTCCACCTGCTCCATAACTATCTCCGCCTCCATAATTGCTTCCATAGCCTCCGCTTCCATAGCTTCCACCTCCATAACCACCTCCTCCATACTATTTGAAAACAGAACGGTTTtaacaattattattaaaatggGATCCAATgagcaatacaaaaatatttgtttgatgATGCATAAT includes:
- the LOC140164416 gene encoding uncharacterized protein, with the protein product MKYGARKRGGGKSHVENKHTKEEFDLLTNLLQTSVRISRPKKEEEEKEKEEKEESKEPGAEGEEESKEEKMEEGEGKEAEGEEKEEEEDTKEEEKGGGDADEDEEGKEGTDVMNLQGTPIVHNNTVVHQVKLLRMFRMEFFMYDKVLKDLFCYICNVPCWQWPNYWSHLESKKHKENVGSVKTDFGTTRRVALARELSALPSVHGPEKKAAAVAAAVAAAAAEEQETETAEADAEKTEAESGDAEMADAEAADEDEKKDEEKVEVKEEEGDAPAAVVTEEADKDVGTEKNGEKEESPQDLEKDDYYFVCRVCLSINPGPIKAHMDCEKHKYLEKSQQWCEDCNLFFNRGRKFIHHFQTALHKKMCGLKGKPVQVPTSVASMSAKAKAAKDKAPGIASPTQDNPVGMKFAQHGLWCKLCTTFYPSGDCTRKQHCCSEEHHKNFEEWLATKRKEEVAAKGVAAFIQSATDEPRKKMMKQPQRWKRIRPMTEKMAEMMTMTLYLVMIMKEMGRKVERRRRRRVYWKMQLRRRRRKKHRSHRRSQRKRK
- the LOC140163510 gene encoding uncharacterized protein, which produces MQNYSRGGRGKGRGGGGGGGGGGGGRQRQQQRYGGGGYGGGSYGSGGYGSNYGGGDSYGAGGGGYGGGGGGWGGGDASMERVQLQRRLRDLEQHQMMQEYHRMEEDMMRKRRMMDNQRGQAKYPRMGDMRGSSPRGGMAPYGGGGYSNYQRNMRGNKRGGPNQGSGGWGNRGGGRMDRKRTAKS